Proteins co-encoded in one Cydia strobilella chromosome 14, ilCydStro3.1, whole genome shotgun sequence genomic window:
- the LOC134747399 gene encoding uncharacterized protein LOC134747399 encodes MGLFERNGRVFGFDEGNPDIHGEILRPCQVYDTFCIRKFFAEHSECKISGRAVPDPLYRAEGSVNFASNNVSETQITADYSGLNNARISEFYINNVTDNLVIAVTFDSASKFSNNTYYKYYLRGREPVVTRDFGGIQYGVVTVTVIIPNLQNLRLDRSEIYTYGDTNLFPVALGPRIGISTDPEVPSMYASFFTTFPFEAYQEEISIQGIYFVGNYLQYNICDFGVKVL; translated from the exons ATGGGTTTATTTGAAAGAAACGGTCGTGTATTCGGTTTCGATGAAGGGAATCCCG ATATTCATGGTGAAATACTTCGCCCATGTCAAGTATACGACACGTTTTGCATCCGAAAGTTCTTTGCGGAACATTCGGAATGCAAGATATCTGGAAGGGCTGTGCCCGATCCGTTGTACAGGGCTGAAGGTAGCGTTAATTTTGCCAGTAACAACGTATCGGAAACCCAGATCACTGCTGATTACAGTGGATTGAACAACGCCAGAATTTCCGAGTTTTA TATCAACAATGTAACAGACAATTTGGTGATTGCGGTCACATTCGACAGTGCGTCAAAGTTTTCCAACAATACTTACTACAAGTATTATCTTAGAGGCAGAGAGCCTGTGGTTACCAGAGACTTTGGAGGAATACAATATG GAGTGGTGACTGTAACTGTAATAATACCCAATTTACAAAATCTTAGACTGGACAGATCTGAAATATATACGTACGGAGACACCAACCTTTTCCCGGTTGCTCTCGGACCCCGGATTGGAATAAGTACAG ATCCTGAAGTCCCATCCATGTATGCTAGTTTCTTCACTACATTTCCATTTGAAGCGTATCAAGAAGAGATATCCATTCAAGGAATTTACTTTGTTGGAAACtacttacaatacaatatttgcGACTTCGGTGTTaaagtattgtaa